One part of the Pseudemcibacter aquimaris genome encodes these proteins:
- a CDS encoding NADH:ubiquinone oxidoreductase subunit NDUFA12 produces MFVNIIKRVFGWWHVATIGTTIYTKFKGVKVGEDAHGNEYYTSKDGKKRWVIFVGEIEASNIQPDWHAWLHKIVDYTPLEKPRTIKSWEKEHKPNQTGTLGAYSPSGALSEGGVRKGTTGDYEAWTPGS; encoded by the coding sequence ATGTTTGTTAATATTATAAAACGGGTTTTCGGCTGGTGGCATGTGGCAACAATCGGCACAACGATTTACACAAAATTTAAAGGTGTAAAAGTCGGCGAAGATGCGCATGGAAATGAATATTACACATCTAAAGACGGTAAAAAACGCTGGGTTATTTTCGTTGGTGAAATCGAAGCATCAAACATTCAGCCAGATTGGCATGCTTGGCTTCATAAGATCGTTGATTATACACCGCTTGAAAAACCACGTACGATTAAAAGCTGGGAAAAAGAGCACAAGCCAAACCAAACTGGTACGCTCGGTGCATATTCCCCAAGTGGCGCCCTTTCAGAAGGTGGCGTGCGCAAGGGAACAACTGGCGATTATGAGGCCTGGACACCTGGCAGCTGA
- a CDS encoding acyl-CoA thioesterase → MEKIYKRQPTIRTLPKHSNINSNGHIFGGWILSQMDSAAGIEAIRRVGGPVATVAIEAMKFHAPVNVGDWMSVYTDITKVGTTSLTIHIEVTVVSRDTEDETLVTEGDFIFVALDENHRPKKIDD, encoded by the coding sequence ATGGAAAAAATATATAAACGCCAACCGACCATTCGCACGCTTCCTAAACATAGCAACATTAATTCAAACGGCCATATTTTTGGCGGTTGGATTTTATCACAAATGGATAGCGCCGCCGGGATCGAAGCCATCCGCCGGGTGGGCGGCCCTGTGGCCACCGTCGCCATTGAGGCCATGAAATTCCACGCACCCGTCAATGTCGGCGACTGGATGAGCGTTTATACCGACATCACAAAAGTGGGCACAACATCACTAACCATCCATATTGAAGTAACCGTGGTCAGCCGTGATACAGAAGACGAAACACTAGTCACCGAGGGCGACTTTATCTTCGTCGCCCTAGATGAAAATCATCGCCCGAAAAAAATTGATGATTAA
- the mlaD gene encoding outer membrane lipid asymmetry maintenance protein MlaD, with translation MRNNLVETMMGAAVLAITGGFLFFAFSNAGVGSVNGSTYYASFDKIDGLATGGEVKISGIKVGTIVGSHLDADTYEAVVEMNIDSSIELPEDTFAKITSEGLLGGNYLVLDPGGSDIMLEDGDTIYETQGAVDLLGLINTFAGSGDNEE, from the coding sequence ATGAGAAACAACCTTGTTGAAACAATGATGGGCGCTGCGGTCCTTGCGATTACCGGCGGGTTTCTTTTTTTCGCGTTTAGTAATGCTGGTGTTGGCAGTGTAAACGGCAGCACATATTACGCAAGCTTTGATAAAATTGACGGCCTTGCCACTGGCGGCGAAGTAAAAATCAGCGGTATTAAGGTCGGCACAATCGTCGGTAGCCACCTTGACGCGGATACATATGAAGCGGTCGTTGAAATGAATATCGATTCATCTATTGAACTACCAGAAGACACATTCGCCAAAATCACATCAGAAGGTTTACTTGGTGGTAATTATCTTGTGCTTGATCCGGGTGGGTCAGACATTATGCTTGAAGATGGTGATACCATTTATGAAACACAAGGGGCAGTGGACCTTCTTGGGTTAATCAATACATTTGCGGGCAGCGGCGATAACGAAGAGTAA
- a CDS encoding vitamin B12-dependent ribonucleotide reductase — translation MKIERNYTDANLGAYADIAFRKTDSEISNPNGEVVFGLKGFEVPNDWSQVASDIIAQKYFRKAGVPACLKPVKEDGVPSWLWRHVADEEKLEKLPDDEKYGPETSAQQVFHRLAGTWTYWGWKGNYFETESDASAFYDELVFMLASQMCAPNSPQWFNTGIHWAYGIDGPSQGHFYVDPNTGDLTKSASAYEHPQPHACFIQGVNDDLVGDGGIMDLWTREARLFKYGSGTGSNFSNVRGAGESLSGGGASSGLMSFLKIGDRSAGAIKSGGTTRRAAKMVIVDVDHPDIEDFINWKVVEEQKVSALVTGSKVTEKHAKAIMAACHLDGLENACDPKENAELKTAILNARRDMVPENTIQRVIGFAKQGFTKIDFETYDTDWDSEAYMTVSGQNSNNTVRVTDAFMKAVDDDADWNLTNRTNGEIFKTVKARDLWNDIGLSAWQCADPGLQFHTTINDWHTCPNSGEIRASNPCSEYMFLDDTACNLASLNLMKFKTRDGEFDVKSFEHATRIWTIVLEISVMMAQFPSREIAMRSYEYRTLGLGFANIGALIMSCGYGYDSVEGRALCGSISALMTGVSYKTSAEMAARLGAFPKFEDNKTPMLQVIHNHRTAAWGKSYYKGLNIHPAPLDIKNCPFDDIAVAAGRAWDMALAYGEQHGFRNAQVSVIAPTGTIGLVMDCDTTGIEPDFALVKFKKLAGGGYFKIINRMVPEALKTLGYSPKQIDEISRYAVGHGNLVNAPHINWDSLKAKGFANAQLDQLSGAIEDAFDITFAFNRYTFGDEFCTDVLGISTEQLSNPSFNMLKELGFTKEQINAANEYAAGTFTLEGAPHLKDEHIAIFDCANPCGKKGKRFLSAHSHIHMMAAAQPFISGAISKTINMPNDASVEDCMEAYTLSWKLGLKANALYRDGSKLSQPLNAAILEEEEIEELPLHEKTKAVAEKIVERVIEQGPAKRRKLPTRRKGYTQKATVGGHKVYLRSGEYDDGTLGEIFIDMHKEGAAFRSLMNNFAIALSIGLQYGVPLDEYVDAFTFTRFEPSGQVVGNDAIKMATSVLDYIFRELAVSYLGRTDLAHVVPDDLMPDSMGSGDDDISDESSTAETGDALNRVIGLTSTGYVRKSNLYVLQQETVETTKKTKALKISEDTQIAVGAEEVQETVIIEHDDRSNQILEAKMKGYEGDGCAECGNFTMVRNGTCLKCDTCGSTSGCS, via the coding sequence ATGAAGATAGAAAGAAATTATACAGACGCGAACCTCGGTGCATATGCCGATATAGCTTTTAGAAAAACAGACAGCGAAATTAGCAATCCAAACGGCGAAGTCGTATTTGGATTAAAAGGGTTCGAAGTCCCAAATGACTGGAGCCAGGTTGCGTCTGATATCATCGCGCAAAAATATTTCCGTAAAGCGGGCGTACCAGCATGTCTAAAACCCGTCAAAGAAGACGGTGTTCCAAGCTGGCTTTGGCGCCATGTTGCCGATGAAGAAAAACTTGAAAAATTACCGGATGATGAAAAATACGGTCCGGAAACAAGCGCACAACAAGTTTTCCACCGCCTTGCCGGTACATGGACATATTGGGGATGGAAAGGCAATTATTTCGAAACAGAAAGTGATGCCAGTGCCTTTTATGACGAACTTGTTTTTATGCTTGCAAGCCAGATGTGTGCGCCAAATTCACCGCAATGGTTTAACACCGGTATTCATTGGGCATATGGCATTGATGGCCCGTCGCAAGGACATTTTTATGTTGATCCAAATACGGGTGATCTGACCAAATCCGCAAGCGCATATGAACATCCGCAACCCCATGCCTGCTTCATTCAGGGGGTAAATGATGATCTTGTTGGTGATGGCGGCATCATGGACCTATGGACCCGTGAAGCGCGCCTGTTTAAATATGGTTCCGGCACAGGCAGCAATTTTTCCAATGTCCGTGGTGCGGGCGAAAGCCTTTCCGGTGGTGGCGCATCATCAGGGCTTATGAGCTTTTTAAAAATTGGCGATAGATCAGCTGGTGCGATTAAATCCGGCGGCACCACAAGACGTGCTGCAAAAATGGTAATCGTTGATGTTGATCATCCGGATATAGAGGATTTCATCAACTGGAAAGTGGTTGAGGAACAAAAAGTATCCGCCCTTGTCACCGGGTCAAAGGTCACAGAAAAACATGCAAAGGCGATAATGGCAGCCTGTCATTTAGATGGACTTGAAAATGCCTGTGATCCAAAAGAAAATGCGGAACTTAAAACCGCGATCCTTAACGCACGCCGTGATATGGTACCGGAAAACACCATTCAACGTGTGATTGGTTTTGCAAAACAAGGCTTTACCAAAATTGATTTTGAAACCTATGATACCGATTGGGATTCAGAAGCTTATATGACCGTATCGGGGCAAAATTCCAATAACACCGTGCGTGTAACCGACGCATTTATGAAAGCGGTTGATGATGATGCCGATTGGAACCTTACCAACCGTACCAATGGTGAAATTTTCAAAACCGTAAAGGCACGTGACCTTTGGAATGATATCGGCCTTAGCGCATGGCAATGTGCTGATCCGGGTTTACAGTTCCACACCACCATCAATGATTGGCACACATGCCCTAACAGTGGTGAAATCCGTGCATCGAACCCTTGTTCCGAATATATGTTCCTTGATGACACCGCATGTAATCTCGCGTCATTAAATCTGATGAAATTTAAAACCCGTGACGGCGAATTTGACGTTAAAAGTTTTGAACATGCTACACGTATCTGGACAATCGTTCTTGAAATTTCCGTGATGATGGCACAATTCCCATCACGCGAAATTGCTATGCGCAGTTATGAATACCGCACGCTAGGTCTTGGCTTTGCCAATATTGGTGCGCTGATTATGTCATGTGGGTATGGATATGACAGTGTTGAGGGCCGCGCCCTTTGTGGTTCAATCAGTGCACTGATGACTGGGGTCAGTTATAAAACATCGGCGGAAATGGCGGCCCGTCTTGGTGCATTTCCAAAATTTGAAGACAATAAAACACCAATGCTACAGGTGATCCATAATCACCGAACTGCCGCATGGGGTAAATCATATTATAAGGGGTTAAACATCCACCCTGCCCCGCTTGATATTAAAAATTGCCCGTTTGATGATATTGCGGTTGCGGCGGGCCGCGCATGGGATATGGCCCTTGCATATGGTGAACAACACGGGTTTAGAAACGCACAAGTTTCCGTGATAGCACCAACAGGCACAATCGGCCTGGTGATGGATTGTGATACAACAGGTATTGAACCTGATTTCGCACTGGTGAAATTTAAAAAACTTGCTGGTGGTGGTTATTTCAAAATCATCAACCGAATGGTACCCGAAGCACTTAAAACGCTGGGTTATTCACCAAAACAAATCGATGAAATTTCCAGATATGCCGTCGGACACGGCAATCTTGTAAACGCCCCGCATATCAATTGGGACAGTTTAAAAGCAAAAGGATTTGCAAACGCGCAGCTTGATCAATTAAGCGGTGCGATCGAGGATGCCTTTGACATCACGTTTGCCTTTAACCGTTATACATTTGGTGATGAATTTTGCACAGACGTTCTTGGAATTAGCACCGAACAGCTATCCAACCCATCATTCAACATGTTGAAAGAATTGGGCTTTACTAAAGAACAAATTAACGCCGCCAATGAATATGCAGCCGGTACCTTTACCCTTGAAGGCGCGCCACATTTAAAAGATGAACATATCGCCATTTTTGATTGCGCAAACCCATGCGGCAAAAAAGGAAAACGTTTCTTAAGCGCCCACAGCCATATTCACATGATGGCGGCGGCACAACCGTTTATTTCCGGTGCGATTTCCAAAACAATCAATATGCCGAATGATGCAAGCGTCGAAGATTGCATGGAAGCATACACCCTTTCATGGAAACTGGGGCTTAAGGCAAATGCGTTATACCGTGATGGTTCAAAATTAAGTCAGCCATTAAACGCCGCAATCCTTGAGGAAGAGGAAATCGAAGAATTACCGCTTCATGAAAAAACCAAGGCGGTCGCGGAAAAAATCGTCGAACGCGTGATAGAACAAGGCCCGGCCAAACGCCGCAAACTGCCAACCCGCCGTAAGGGTTACACACAAAAAGCAACCGTTGGCGGCCATAAAGTGTACCTGCGTAGTGGTGAATATGATGATGGCACACTCGGTGAAATATTCATCGACATGCATAAAGAAGGCGCCGCATTCCGAAGCTTAATGAATAACTTCGCCATCGCATTATCCATCGGGCTTCAGTATGGGGTGCCACTGGATGAATATGTGGATGCCTTTACATTCACGCGGTTTGAGCCATCCGGTCAGGTGGTCGGCAACGACGCCATTAAAATGGCAACATCGGTTCTTGATTATATTTTCCGTGAATTGGCGGTGTCTTATCTTGGTAGAACCGACCTCGCCCATGTGGTACCGGATGACCTTATGCCCGATAGCATGGGAAGCGGTGATGATGATATTTCCGATGAAAGCTCCACCGCCGAAACCGGTGATGCGCTTAACCGTGTCATTGGCCTGACCAGTACCGGGTACGTCAGGAAAAGTAATCTTTATGTGCTGCAACAGGAAACCGTTGAAACCACAAAAAAGACAAAAGCACTGAAAATATCCGAAGACACGCAAATCGCAGTTGGCGCAGAAGAAGTTCAAGAAACCGTAATCATCGAACATGATGACCGTTCAAATCAGATCCTCGAAGCCAAAATGAAAGGATACGAAGGGGACGGATGCGCCGAATGCGGCAATTTCACCATGGTAAGGAACGGTACGTGCCTTAAATGTGATACATGCGGTTCCACAAGCGGGTGCAGTTAA
- a CDS encoding putative bifunctional diguanylate cyclase/phosphodiesterase has translation MSGQTGTSAFLFRNEKPALSSRKNSFDITSPINDGIAIVGVKDNGIFHLNSANEEFLKLVNNETARPVGDLISNIFWGDDINDDELFRNIQNVYVESSPNAFIWKLKLGGRDTTLICKIIPLLCKDGDVCQMSIITSHYDEEEQLDIEIEQYNHYDPLTRLPNKQKFYENLENAFDDIAAEHPEYSKTSGADAAVLFINVKRLQRVNESYGYEFGDKVLKALSAELKSLVHENAELARFSNDKFVIFLSEVHFENVKREAGNLANSIHHHINNKRLVSGNDIHISVAIGIATGAASSSTIERLMQNAHLAMKKNNGSTSSTQTIIFNQEIQAQAARKIKLETEFREALDRNELELHYQPIVNMQNGLIMGFEGLSRWLNSSRGYISPLEFITIAEETGLIIKLGEWVTATACRDLKGWIDANPLASSLQKAVNVSSSHIISESVTPLVRDNLAQWDLSGQNLKLELTESTIMENSDVAKNILLDLKTLGITLAVDDFGTGYSSLSYLSQIPADSIKIDRAFISKMDKGDEGINMVKVIINLAKSLGMTVVAEGIETEAQCQKLKELGCHYGQGFLFSKAVPADEASDIILNQPFTKYFS, from the coding sequence ATGTCAGGTCAAACAGGCACCAGTGCTTTTCTTTTCAGAAATGAAAAACCGGCCCTTTCTTCTCGTAAAAATTCATTTGATATAACCAGCCCCATTAATGACGGCATCGCCATTGTCGGGGTAAAAGATAACGGCATTTTTCATTTAAATTCAGCCAACGAAGAATTTCTTAAGCTTGTGAATAATGAAACAGCAAGACCGGTTGGTGACCTGATTTCCAACATTTTTTGGGGTGACGATATCAATGATGATGAATTATTTCGAAATATTCAGAATGTTTATGTTGAGAGTTCGCCGAATGCTTTCATTTGGAAACTGAAACTCGGTGGTCGTGACACGACGCTTATTTGCAAAATCATTCCGCTGCTGTGTAAGGATGGTGACGTCTGTCAAATGAGCATCATCACAAGCCATTACGACGAAGAAGAACAGCTTGATATCGAAATTGAACAATATAACCATTATGACCCCCTAACCCGTTTACCAAACAAACAAAAATTTTATGAAAATCTGGAAAATGCATTTGATGACATTGCCGCCGAACACCCGGAATATAGCAAAACATCCGGCGCGGACGCCGCCGTATTATTCATCAATGTAAAACGTCTGCAACGGGTCAATGAAAGTTACGGATATGAGTTTGGTGACAAGGTATTAAAGGCGTTATCGGCAGAATTAAAAAGCCTGGTTCATGAAAATGCGGAACTGGCACGTTTTAGTAACGATAAATTTGTCATCTTTCTTTCTGAAGTTCATTTTGAAAATGTAAAACGCGAAGCTGGCAACCTCGCTAATTCAATACATCATCACATCAATAATAAACGCCTTGTGTCGGGCAATGATATTCATATTTCCGTGGCCATTGGCATTGCAACGGGTGCTGCATCATCATCCACCATCGAACGATTGATGCAAAATGCGCATTTGGCGATGAAGAAAAACAACGGCAGCACTTCTTCAACCCAAACCATTATATTCAATCAGGAAATTCAGGCACAAGCCGCGCGAAAAATCAAATTGGAAACCGAATTCCGTGAAGCGCTTGATAGAAATGAACTGGAACTTCATTATCAGCCGATAGTGAATATGCAAAATGGACTGATCATGGGGTTTGAGGGGCTATCACGATGGTTAAATTCATCACGTGGTTACATTTCCCCACTCGAATTTATCACCATTGCCGAAGAAACCGGCCTTATCATCAAGCTTGGTGAATGGGTAACGGCCACGGCATGCCGTGACCTTAAGGGTTGGATTGACGCCAATCCGCTCGCGTCATCATTACAAAAGGCAGTGAATGTTTCTAGCAGCCATATTATTTCAGAAAGCGTCACACCGCTTGTGCGTGATAACTTGGCACAATGGGATTTAAGCGGGCAAAATTTAAAATTGGAACTCACGGAATCCACCATCATGGAAAATTCCGATGTGGCGAAAAACATCCTGCTTGATTTAAAAACCCTGGGTATAACGCTAGCCGTTGATGATTTCGGCACCGGATATTCATCGCTTTCTTATTTAAGCCAAATTCCCGCCGACAGCATTAAAATCGACCGCGCATTCATTTCCAAAATGGATAAGGGCGACGAAGGCATCAATATGGTCAAGGTTATCATTAACCTTGCCAAATCGCTTGGTATGACCGTGGTCGCAGAAGGCATCGAAACAGAGGCCCAATGCCAGAAATTAAAAGAACTTGGATGCCATTACGGGCAAGGGTTCCTGTTTTCCAAGGCTGTACCCGCGGATGAAGCATCCGATATCATTTTAAATCAACCCTTTACGAAGTACTTTTCATAA
- a CDS encoding alkaline phosphatase, whose amino-acid sequence MKRSLLMAAGILTASFSTSIAAPKNIILLIGDGMGEAEIALTRAYEFDGEAGLFVDTMKNRGSVIVKQKMVHDPSKIEFAGESASGGTTISTGNRTSSGRVAVRAEDGAPYETILEQAKAKGFKTGLVTTSIITDATPASFAAHAQNRYCFMVGSSACNEFGDTPIVEQMLDTNVDVMLGGGTNLLPASEASGGTVEEKAKSHGYTVITKRDELMNLETGTKTFGVFSNGHMPVEWVGPGGKGADFVEVDEDRVVIFPEPAACEINPAHAGMPRLEEMSKYAMESLKNDDKGFFLMIEGASIDKQAHVAKPCGTIGEMLAFDRTVEMAVEFAKENGDTAVIVTADHGQATQVIYRPESYDGSPFRRDHIPGLYQLLLSKGGNEIGAYYGTNNINDQSHTGVNVPVYTFGMDNAEDLMGVIQQTEIYPAMKKFLFD is encoded by the coding sequence ATGAAACGATCACTTTTAATGGCGGCGGGGATACTAACTGCTTCTTTTTCAACATCAATTGCGGCACCGAAAAACATCATTCTTTTAATCGGTGATGGTATGGGCGAGGCAGAAATCGCACTGACACGTGCCTATGAATTTGATGGTGAAGCGGGGCTTTTTGTGGACACCATGAAAAACCGCGGTTCTGTGATCGTTAAGCAAAAAATGGTTCATGACCCAAGCAAGATAGAATTTGCGGGCGAAAGCGCCAGTGGCGGTACGACCATTTCAACCGGAAACCGCACGAGTTCGGGACGCGTTGCCGTACGCGCAGAGGACGGCGCCCCTTATGAAACCATCCTAGAGCAAGCAAAGGCAAAAGGCTTTAAAACGGGTCTTGTCACCACTTCAATCATTACGGACGCGACACCGGCATCATTCGCTGCCCACGCGCAAAACCGTTATTGTTTCATGGTTGGCTCAAGCGCCTGTAACGAATTCGGTGATACACCGATCGTTGAACAAATGCTTGATACCAATGTTGATGTGATGCTCGGTGGTGGTACAAACCTTTTACCAGCATCCGAGGCAAGTGGCGGCACTGTCGAAGAAAAGGCAAAATCACACGGATACACGGTGATTACCAAGCGTGATGAATTAATGAACCTTGAAACGGGAACAAAGACATTTGGTGTATTTTCAAACGGACATATGCCAGTTGAATGGGTTGGCCCAGGTGGTAAGGGTGCCGATTTTGTTGAGGTTGACGAAGACAGAGTTGTGATTTTCCCAGAGCCAGCGGCATGTGAAATTAATCCGGCCCATGCGGGTATGCCAAGATTAGAAGAAATGTCAAAATACGCCATGGAAAGCCTTAAAAATGATGATAAGGGTTTCTTCCTGATGATTGAGGGCGCATCGATTGATAAACAGGCGCACGTGGCAAAACCTTGCGGTACCATTGGTGAAATGCTTGCATTCGATAGAACCGTTGAAATGGCGGTTGAGTTCGCGAAAGAAAATGGTGATACAGCCGTTATCGTGACCGCCGACCACGGGCAAGCCACACAAGTGATTTACCGCCCGGAATCATATGATGGTTCACCGTTTCGCCGTGATCATATCCCGGGCCTTTATCAATTACTGCTTTCAAAAGGCGGTAATGAAATTGGTGCCTATTACGGTACAAACAATATCAATGACCAATCACACACAGGTGTTAATGTTCCGGTTTATACATTTGGCATGGATAACGCAGAAGACTTGATGGGTGTTATTCAACAAACGGAAATTTATCCGGCCATGAAAAAATTCCTTTTTGATTAG
- a CDS encoding alkaline phosphatase: MKKTFLSTAAALIMPMMAAEAAPKNVILLIGDGMGEAEISATRNYEFDSGAGLFLDTMENTASAIVISKRNDNADNIAFVGDSASGGTALATGMLTSVRRISTTAQHGKPMKTIAEEAKENGFKVGLVTTAVITDATPAAFGSHVNNRYCMYAGQEACTDGEAPIINQYLDLGVDVMMGGGYRLLPAQKDGTTVENDAKSKGYTIVKSADDLDGVTADKVWGVFSDYHLPRTWKSVDGKPAEKVSVGADGNVIFPDAERCIVNPDHTVAPSLEQMTEKALSSLSSNNDKGFFLMVEGASIDKAAHDADICGSMGSMLEFDRTAKLAVDYAKNHPDTVVIITADHGGSTQNIHHPYYENYIRTAENLPGLYEMLLSKGGNEMVIYYGTDNADDQAHTGINVPVYSYGLPQDMTFKGTIRQTDIKGVMAKFLFD; the protein is encoded by the coding sequence ATGAAAAAAACGTTTCTTTCAACCGCCGCGGCATTGATTATGCCAATGATGGCTGCTGAGGCCGCACCGAAAAATGTGATCCTTTTAATCGGTGATGGCATGGGTGAGGCGGAAATTTCCGCGACCCGCAATTATGAATTCGACAGCGGTGCGGGGCTTTTCCTTGATACAATGGAAAATACCGCGTCAGCGATCGTGATTTCCAAACGCAATGATAATGCGGATAATATCGCGTTTGTTGGTGACAGCGCCAGTGGCGGCACAGCGCTTGCGACAGGAATGCTTACGAGCGTACGCCGAATTTCAACCACAGCGCAGCATGGTAAGCCGATGAAAACCATCGCGGAAGAGGCGAAAGAAAATGGATTTAAAGTCGGCCTTGTGACAACGGCGGTGATCACCGACGCGACCCCCGCAGCATTTGGATCACATGTGAATAACAGATATTGCATGTACGCCGGACAAGAGGCATGTACGGACGGCGAAGCACCGATCATTAATCAATATCTTGATCTGGGTGTTGATGTGATGATGGGCGGTGGATATAGGTTGCTTCCGGCCCAAAAGGACGGAACAACGGTTGAAAATGACGCAAAATCAAAAGGATACACCATTGTTAAATCGGCGGATGACCTTGATGGTGTGACAGCAGATAAAGTATGGGGTGTCTTTTCCGATTATCATTTGCCACGTACATGGAAATCTGTTGACGGCAAGCCTGCTGAAAAAGTATCGGTTGGTGCAGACGGTAATGTGATTTTTCCAGACGCAGAAAGATGTATTGTAAATCCGGATCATACGGTCGCACCGTCACTGGAACAAATGACCGAAAAGGCCTTATCATCATTATCCAGTAATAATGATAAGGGTTTCTTCCTGATGGTTGAGGGCGCATCAATTGATAAAGCGGCCCATGACGCGGATATTTGTGGGTCAATGGGTTCAATGCTTGAATTTGACCGCACGGCGAAACTGGCGGTTGATTATGCGAAAAATCATCCGGATACGGTGGTGATAATCACGGCGGATCATGGTGGCTCAACGCAAAATATCCATCATCCATACTATGAAAATTATATACGCACCGCTGAAAATCTGCCGGGATTATATGAAATGTTGCTTTCAAAAGGCGGCAATGAAATGGTCATTTATTACGGTACGGATAACGCCGATGATCAGGCCCATACCGGTATTAATGTTCCGGTTTATTCATATGGTTTGCCGCAAGACATGACCTTTAAAGGAACTATTCGTCAAACGGACATCAAGGGTGTGATGGCGAAATTCCTGTTTGATTAA